The Terriglobia bacterium genome contains the following window.
GCCAGATCACGTGGATGGTGTGCGTGAGCGCGCCGCCGCGGCGGTAGTCGAAACGCAGCAGCCCGCCGCTTTCCGCGCGCGGCTCCTGCGTCAGGCCGTGGCGCGTGGCCACCGCGCCGAGCGCCTGCAGCACGCGGGCCAGCGCCGCGCGCCGCGCCGCCTCTGAACCATCCGCGCGCAGCGTGATGTAGAGATGGTCGGGCGTATCGGGGCGGCTCTCGGCGGCGCGCAGGTTGCTGCGGATGTCCGTGCCGCGGGGCGCCGCGGAAGCCGCCGCGGACGCCAGTTCGCGGGTGATGGCGTGAATGCGGGACGCGCGCAGGCGTTCCTCCGGCTTCCGGCAGCCGGCCAAGCAGGCGAGAAAGAGAAGCGCCAGGGCAAAAAAAAGCGGCGCGCCGGAGAACAGGCGCGCCGCGGAAAAAACATCAGGTGCTGCGGAAAGTGGAGGCGCGGTGCGGCGGCCCACAGACGGCTAGGCGGCCTTCTTCGCCGGGGCTTTCAGGAGTTCCAGCGCTTTGCGCAGGATGGGATCTTCAGGAGAGAGCGGACGCGGCTCGGCCGGCGCTTCTTTCGCGGCCGGGGCGGCCGTTTCGTCGTCGCCGAGATCGCCGTCGCCGGCATCCGCGGCGGCGCGCACCACCTCCGTGGGCAGCACGCCTTCCTCGAGAATGGGCTTGCCGTCGCGGTTGGCGTAGTTGGCCACCGTCAGGATGATCGCCGAGCCGTCCTCGAGCGGAATCAGCTTCTGCTCGGAGGCCAGGCCGAAAGTGCGCTCGCCCACGACATCGCCGCGATGATTCGCCGCGATCGCCGATGCGAACACTTCCGCCGCGCCCGCCGTGGTCGTGGAAATCAGCACGGAGACAGGATGCTTCCAGACCACTTTCGCGGGGTCCGCGGCAAAGGTCTGCCGGGAAACGGTCTGGCCTTGCAGCGTGGCCAGCGTGCCGGAGGGCACAAAGAGTTGCGCCAGGGCGATGGCTTCGGAAACCTCGCCGCGCCCGCAGTCGCGCACGTCCAGAATGACCTTGTGCAGGCCCTGCTTCTCCGCCTGCAGCAGGCGTTCGCGCACCTCGGCCGCGCGCCCCGCGTCTAGCGCGGGCAGGCGCAGCACCAGCGTATCCGGCTCGATCCTGGCGGTGACGATTTTCTGCGGCGCGAGCTTCTCGCGGACAATCTCCACGTCCTGCGGGTCGGTGCTCCCGCGGCGGATCACGGAAAGCTTCACGCCCGTGCCCGGCGCGCCGGAGAGCAGGTTGAGCGCCTGGCCCACGGACATGTCCCGGGTGGTGAAGCCGCCGATGGATTCAAAGATGTCCGCACTGTGAATGCCGGCCTTTTGCGCCGCGCTGTCCGGCAGAACCGAAACCACGATGATGTAGCCGTAGCGTTTGCTGAGCGTCAGCCCGCTCTCGCCCACCGCGGAGTTCTGCAGCTTCTGCTTGTACTCGGTATATTCGCGCGGCGTCAGGTAGCCGGACTGCGCGTCCAGGGATTCCAGCAGGCCGTGCAGCGAGCCCGCCGTTACCAGGTGCATGTTCGGAGTATCCACGTAATCCTGCTGGATCTTCTGCAGCACTTCGCTGTAGACGGTGAGCGAGCGGTAGGTCTTCTCGTCGTCGCTCTTGCCGAGCACGTGGCCCAGCCCGGCATAGCCGAAGACCAGGATGGACAGGCACAGCAGCGTAAGTTTCGTGAAACGATTCATGCGATGTCCGTGGACTGCGTCAAAAACGTTGACCGCTGCGCGGTCACAGAAAATAATACTGGACCGCTTTGCGGTCTCACAAAATAAAGTATACCACCTTCACTTGCTTTCGACGCGCGCCCGGTACCCGGGAGAGCCGGAATGGGCCCCGCGCCGCCAGCGCTACAGGAATTCCTGTCGCCTGCGCAGCAGATAAATCCACAGAAGACCGAGCAGCGGAACCCAATGGCGCCTGGAGGAAAGTTGACCGCTTCGCGGTCACAAAAATAGTTGACCGCTTTGCCTCACAGAAGAAGAGGTCAATCAGGTGAGCCTAAGACACAGGGAATCGAGAAAACGTTGCATTTTTACAACACCTGATGGACAATCTCTCCTCGTCCGTCTGTAAGTACAAGAAAACACAGTGGAAATTGTATTCCAAACTGGACCCATAAGTGCTTTATTATCAGGTACCAATGTCCTTTCAGACCACTATCCAGCGGCCCGTGGAGATCTCCGGCATCGGACTACACACCGGCGTTCCGGGTCATGTACGGCTGGTGCCGGCTCCCGCGGATACCGGGATTCTCTTCCGCCGCAGCGACCTGGACAATTTCCCGATCGAAGCCCAGGGGCACAACGTGGCCCGCGTGAGCTACGCGACGAGCCTCATGAAGCAGGGCGTGCTGCTTTCCACCACGGAACACCTGCTGGCCGCTCTCTATTCCAGCGGCATCGACAACATCTATGTGGACATTGACGCTATCGAGGTGCCCATCCTGGACGGCTCGTCCGAACCGTTCATGGAGATGCTCGACAAGGCGGGCACCAGGCAGTTGCGGCGCAAGCGCCGCTACCTCAAGGTGCTCAAGCCGGTGGAGCTGGAAGAGCCGGATCCGCAGGTCGCCGGGCAGGTGCGGCGCATGGGCATCTATCCGGCCCAGGAATTTCGCCTGCGCTGCTACGTGGATTTCGCGCACCCCCTCGTGGGCCAGCAGGAAGTGGAACTGGTCGTGGGCCGGGAAGCTTTCCGGCAGTGGCTGTCGCGGGCCCGCACCTTCTGTTTCGAACGGGACATCGAGCCGCTCAGGGCCATGGGCCTGATCCGCGGAGGTTCCCTGGACAACGCCATCGTGTTGACCGACGATGGGGTGATGAACGGTCCGCTGCGCTTCGCCGATGAGTTCGGCCGCCACAAGGCGCTGGACCTGATCGGCGACCTGGCCCTCATGGGCCTGCCCCTGCTGGGCCGCGTGGTGGCCTACCGCGCCGGCCATGCCATGCATACCCAGCTGGTCAGCCGTCTCCTCGCCGATCCCTCCGCCTGGGCTATCACCACGGAAGCCCCGGCCGCAGCCCCGGCGCGCAGCGGTTTGTCCGCCCTGGCGCCCGCCGCAGCCACGGATTAGCTTCCCGCACCCCGGCCCGCGCAACGCATTGCCAAACCCCTCCCGGGTCACGCAGAATGCGATGTAGTCAGGGAAGTTGACCGCTTCGCGGTCACGGAAATAGTTGACCGCCTCGCGGTCGCAGGGACAAAGGACAACCATGGCCGCTTCCGATCTGGTCGTCGTCATTCTCGCTGCGGGCAAAGGCACGCGGCTGAAATCCAGCCTGGCGAAAGTGCTGCACCGCGCGGGCGGGCGCCCGCTCGTGGAGCACGTGGTGCGCGCCTGCCAGCCGCTCGGCGCAAAGAAAATCTGCGCCGTGGTGGGCCACCAGGCCGGGGAGGTCACTGCGGCGGTCGCCCCGCTGCGGGTGGAGACGGCGTTGCAGCAGCCGCAGCGCGGCACGGGCCACGCCATGCAGGTCGTGCGCCGCGCGCTGGGCCACGCCAAAATCGCTCTGGTGCTGCCGGGGGATGCCCCGTTGGTGCGCACTGAGACGCTGCGCGCCATGATCGCCGCGCACCGCGCCGGCCATGCCGCCGCCACCGTCCTCACCGCCGTGCTCGAGGATCCCTCCGGCTACGGGCGCATCGTCCGCCGCTCGGGGACAACGGTGGCCGCCATCGTCGAGGAATCCAAGCTCACGGAAGAGCAGCGCGCGATCAACGAAATCAATTCCAGCATCTACTGCTTCACCCTGGAGAAGCTGTGGCCGGCGCTGGCCCAGGTCAAGCCGGACAACAAGCACCACGAGCTGTACCTGACCGACGCCATCGCGCTTCTCAGCGCCAAGGGCGAAACAGTCCTCGCGCAG
Protein-coding sequences here:
- a CDS encoding PDZ domain-containing protein; its protein translation is MNRFTKLTLLCLSILVFGYAGLGHVLGKSDDEKTYRSLTVYSEVLQKIQQDYVDTPNMHLVTAGSLHGLLESLDAQSGYLTPREYTEYKQKLQNSAVGESGLTLSKRYGYIIVVSVLPDSAAQKAGIHSADIFESIGGFTTRDMSVGQALNLLSGAPGTGVKLSVIRRGSTDPQDVEIVREKLAPQKIVTARIEPDTLVLRLPALDAGRAAEVRERLLQAEKQGLHKVILDVRDCGRGEVSEAIALAQLFVPSGTLATLQGQTVSRQTFAADPAKVVWKHPVSVLISTTTAGAAEVFASAIAANHRGDVVGERTFGLASEQKLIPLEDGSAIILTVANYANRDGKPILEEGVLPTEVVRAAADAGDGDLGDDETAAPAAKEAPAEPRPLSPEDPILRKALELLKAPAKKAA
- the lpxC gene encoding UDP-3-O-acyl-N-acetylglucosamine deacetylase, which produces MSFQTTIQRPVEISGIGLHTGVPGHVRLVPAPADTGILFRRSDLDNFPIEAQGHNVARVSYATSLMKQGVLLSTTEHLLAALYSSGIDNIYVDIDAIEVPILDGSSEPFMEMLDKAGTRQLRRKRRYLKVLKPVELEEPDPQVAGQVRRMGIYPAQEFRLRCYVDFAHPLVGQQEVELVVGREAFRQWLSRARTFCFERDIEPLRAMGLIRGGSLDNAIVLTDDGVMNGPLRFADEFGRHKALDLIGDLALMGLPLLGRVVAYRAGHAMHTQLVSRLLADPSAWAITTEAPAAAPARSGLSALAPAAATD